The genomic DNA TGTGAACTTATTGAGACAGGACAGAATTCCTCTAGTCTGACTCCCATTCTCCCCATATACGTAACTGGGTTGGCCATCTGAGCTGGGTTCTGTTCACGTGTGTATCCAGGCTTAGGGCCCTGTAAAGCAATTTGATTCTGTATGTCAACTGGTGCTTTATAAATCAatgcaattgaaattgaaatagaaGTTTTCAACTGTGTAGTTCACACTAAGACATAATGTAGAATGCACTCACattatagtagcctacaacagaAACTGCTCCAAAGATGAGTTAATAGGTATAACGTACAGCCAAGGTCTTCGTCAGGTTGTACAGCCCTCTGGTTGTTAAGAaatataataatagtaataataatagtaataataattggTAAAAGAAAGTCCTAAGCAGCAGTAACTATTAGATTCATGCTGTAACCAGTCTGAGACTGTATGTCTGAACTCAATGCCTAAAAGAGATATCATTCCTGCAGTCAGACAGGCATGCCGCACAGCAGGAGTGAATAGTGCATCTCAGATTTGAGCCCTCTACTTTTGCAGGCATATCTTGGTTTAAGGTATCTTTGATCAACAGACAATaattttcctttttcatttcaagGCAATTGCCTCTGTAAAGCAGAAACCtgggaggggagaaagaaagagaagagagaaaggagaactGGAGAGGAAAACTACACGCCAGCAACCAATCTGTTTTTCATTTGAAAACTCCCTCGAGATTTTTCCATTATCCCCCTCCATATCCAGATTGACCCTGCGGAGCACAGTGCTGGCACAGGAAGGTCAGCCCAGTCTAGACTTGCAgcgcccctctcccctcccctttgccTTCTACCCGGCGACTGCCTGCGGCAAGCCAGGACTCCTGCCCCCAAACCCTACACCCCCACGTGACCTCACGCAAGCCCCTGCCATAATCTTTCCATTTTGTTGCCCCTCCTTCAAGGTCTCGAGGGGACTTTAAGAGGTAAGGCTAGGTTGCTCTAGGTGCATCAAGCATATCTCCATTGACTTCTTCAGAGCTACGTTTAGCCAGGACCATCTGGATATACATATCAGTCATCAATGTTGCCTTACATTCAGCAATGAAACAGGTGGTGTCATCAATATCGAAAGTGGTACTGCATGTTATTGTGTTAATTGAATAAATGGAGAGGTATTTTTCTTTGTTCCTCGTGTCACAATGAGACTATATGCTTTCAAtttctggggaaaaaaagacaacccAGATACATTATTACAAAGGAAGGACAATATCCAAAACGTATATGTTCACATCATCTATGATTTCATTgtaagagggaaagaggaggtgTGTTGGTAAGTTAAGATTAGGGGTGGGCTTGAGAGGTTAAAATGTCTTTTTCGGAGtaagagagagcagggaaacATTCTCAGTCCTTTGCCTGGCAACAGGCACAATAGTCAGGGAGCAGCTTGTGAAATCCAAGTTGTGTTTCCACAGCCCCATTGTGCTGAGACTCAGTATCACTTAACAAGCCTTGTGGCTGGACCTCAGCCAATAAAGTCAAGAATGTGTGGCAATAGACTCAAAAAGGCCACTATGtagtgtctgtctatgtctgaatgtgcgtgtgtgtgtgtgtgtgtgtgtgtgtgtgtgtgtgtgtgtgtgtgagagagagagagatactgcaGCTAGTAAGCAATATTGTGAATGGCTGCtataattttatttatttaactatGTTGGCATTTAATCATTTCAGTTTCTTTTATATATCGAGTTGTGACATATGAAAAAATATCAGCATCATATGTAATGATATGTTCGGTAATAGGAACCTTTCTTTTTTACCTTATAAATCATCCTCCTGGACATGCATACAGCTGGGGGAAAACAGTTCATTGAATATTCATTAACCTGTGCCTAGGTGTGTACACGGCTCTTAAGCACACTTGTTTATGACTTAAGGACTTGTAGAGCTGACCTGAGTTTAACACTGCGCCAGATACCAAATTAACCTCTAGCCTCCACAGGGCTAGCGATGCCCTGCTAACAAGCAACCTGTCTGGACGTGTGAGGGCTGCTCTCTCCTGCAGGTCCACAGCCTCGCCAAGAAGAAACAGACTgtgctttccttctctcctgtttctttgtttattaATGCGCTTTTTTCTGACTTCACACAATATTTCAGTTGGTATGTTTTGGGGCAATAAATATTATGCTGAGAAAATCAAGTGGGAACATTTAGAAGTTctataataataaaatagaaaataaagatAATAATTACAAAAGCAGCAATATACAGTCAAAGTTTTAAGACACTAATTCCCGAAAATTAAGTACTGAGAAGAAAGAAACAAGGCAGGAAAGAAACAAATATTAAagcaaaattattttttattttatctcaTTTGATCAATATTCATAATTGAAAGATACTTCTGATTAGTTCCACCATCACCATGACAATAATCATGCTACATGGTGCATTTGTCGTGAGTCAGGTGTGAAACTTGTCTAGAAAGATTTTGACAAAGAATCTGAAACAAAGAATCTTTCTGACAATTATGAATTAGTTAAGTAGGCTCATCAGATACACTACGCTGTGTACATGATGACATGTCGCTTTGTCACAACTATGTTGCCATAATTGTgtaatatgatatgatatgatatgatatatgaAAAtaagacgtgtgtgtatgtgtaaaaaactagggctgtcaaaatactGTGTTCATTTCGATCAATTAATTACAGAAAGAATAACGTTTTAAAACAATTAACGCTGATTAATCGCATTTCTTAATGACCTTTGACCAAGTGTAGTTCTGGCTACAGTGACTGAAGGAGGCAGACGAGAAAGCGCTGCTTGGTAactttgatattttattttttaagctACATGAATGACCAACTGACAAACTACCTTACTAAATCAACAGCATTACCTCGGTGTTAGGGTATGGCTACTGCACATTGAGATCAATATCCaaaatattatataatattcctctttttagtcaacttcagcATTCACTTATGCTGAGCACTGTGTGGTGTAGCTATAGGATGGTGTTTCTAGAGTTATAGACTGAGGAGGACGTATGTTTGTTGTCCCCGAATTGGACACTAGAGGTGCTGGGCTGGTAAGTGGAAGCAGCATACATAGTGGTGAAAGGTGTTGGCTTTTTAATGAGCCACCATACATAACTGATACATGCAAAACAAAACTTTTGTGTGACAATTATTGTATAGCCACCTTACTTACCGAACAAGCCAATTTAGTCCAGTGACTCCTGCTATGATTAGCACCCTGGATCTGGCCAGGCCACCAAGTAAACACTGCTGACAAAATGCAGAGGTGGGAGAGTGGCAGAGAGTAAAAGCTTTAATGTTCTGTACAGCTACGGCTACCACGTGTGATTGAATGTGTGGTTAGCAATAATAGAGGCGACAGACTGACTGTCTAATAGGGAAGCAGTGCATTTCCATCTATGTCTGTTCTGGTTACGAAGGTAACCTTGCCTCTGAAGGAGAACAGAAGACATCACCTTTGCTCAAAAATAGCgctaactgtttttttttcacctggAGTTTTTATTGGATTGGTCATGGGGCAGATATACTTCTCAAGGTCGGCAGGACTTAACTCTGGTTGGGCACTGCTATAGCCTACCTCCGGGATATCAACCTAGGTGGtttgcagtgttggggagtaatgcattacatgtaattgagttacataatttaattacaaaataaatgtaacagtaatatattacagttactgtagaactttttttaaattcaattacaggtacttttgaaatttttcaaaattacaatttgaattacatctcaatattgtcagcaaaaccttgcaaataatattgtatgtaaaaagaactgtttccctccacagccatagtttgatacgggaccttctgctctatcacgtctacagagccatcagcgtaggcctacatgcctgcctgtaaacgtgttatgattatcattatattatcctcacaaaaaatgtgatgctaattcatgtattgaatgcccttgctgccttgtgcgcttgtacagaactgctcggcagcctgtagaccaaggccgaaatcttcgcatggatttggggactatatatatcataaaaaaatcggtagtaatcaaaaagtaattaaaagtaattagttacgttactcagaaaaagtaattcaaatagttacactactattacattttaaacagggtaacttgtaattgtaacacatttcatttctaaagcaaccttcccaacactggtggTTTGTCTTTAAACCTACGAAAATGGTCAAACTCTTACTCATGACTAAGCCAGGTGTTTCAGGCGCAATTTCAGAGACTCCATTctccattttttgtttttgttgctttgaGCTATGTTGAAATTTGCCACGCTTACAACTCACATAATTTGTTCACATCTCCTAGGGaacctctcatttgggcttttagacgtcctccctcgctcctcaggcctcgatcctcactgatctacataaagaatgatggggcgaaaacaatgggataggctatccagtgttagttatacatcagtgggaacgcccctagaggatcgaggaggcatgttgagaagcacctctGAAGTTTAATTTTGCTCACTCAACAAAATGGCCACCAATGGCCAATCACAATTCAGAGGCTAAAATACCTTGTGCCAATATCATATGATGTAAAAAGTCAAAGACAAGCAGATCTCACTGCTACAATAGTTATgcagaggaataatgcaggattggcgatttcatctctggtttcggtttcgtttttcgttttcgctcgttttacgcttgcatatttctctgcagagcttccccgacagctttagcgtgtatatttatacatatataggctatatataaatatattaaattgcaagcgtggttcttcttgttcctttcgcgtctctgacttccagatgtaaacagcaaacgatcgtttatcagaaagttgcaaggttgtaatagcggagagggacactaggggcgggaggaaatgtgactgttttcgataaaactggtcagtcaagcaaaacaacgatttctaagcgattttatgaccatgaaaaagttgcatagggtctctttaaatgcATGCCCAATTGTTGTGCAGTTCCATCCTTTACAGCCACTGTAACTGGCACATTTAAATGACTGCTTGGACCCCGAGGATGCttaatgatacagtatgtgcaagcaTGTTGCCATTAAATCAGTTTCGAAGCAGCTTGAACTCTATCCTGTCATCTGTCCCACTTGTAATTTTGTCCAGCACCtggacacactcattcacaagcacacagtatatgtgatacacacatgcacaaagactcacacacactaacaataaacacacaaaaaaagacccacacacacacagtctctctctctctctctctctctctctctctctctctctctctctcatacatacacacacacacacacacacacacacaggtaggcctacacacaaacaaacacacactcactcatacacacacacacgcacacgcacgcacgcacacacgcacacacacacacacacacacacacacacacacacacacacacacacacacacacacacacacaatacagataTACAGGTGTTACcaaatgtgtctgttttgtctAGTTGTTGCAGACTTATTACAGTAGTAAGTGAAGCAGCGGACACAAGTTtgaaaagtcacacacacaatcacaaacacagtaggctacagtttggTACATTTTTGAGCTAATTCtgcataattttattttgttacaaagcATTGCAATCAGTTCAGACTGTATATTGTTGAACAATCATGTAATAATCATAATATTTTATAGGTGGCAAAACAATGCGGCGGTCATGGTTATGCCACCACCCACTCCCtggcttttttgttttgttttgttttaaatacTAATAAATGGGCCTtcaaaaaagagggaaaaaacatGTTTCACTTCAAACTTCCCTAACCTCCATGAGGCTGAATTGCAATTATTTGCTCACATCTGATAAattggtagcctagaaatctacatttctgtatagtttggcttgccaggctaataaATTGGCTGAAATCTGGCCTAAACATAGAAACCACCAGGAGGATTTTTCCGCCAGAAGTCTAGTAACAGTGGTGGCCTGCGATGGTGTTTTGAACTATCGCGCTTTCTGTATGCAGTAGCCTGCCCAATAAAATCACGTGGTTTGTTCCTGGTTAGCAGCACCAtacaaacagaaagacaaagCTAGCGGCATTTGGACATCGTTACAGGTGACTGAACTGAAACATACTCGACATCAATAGCAAATTCAGTCATCTAATGGCTATTAGCGTTGACTCATCAAATTCTGTGTTTAATGAATTTATAACGGGCTACAAATGTTTGTGAAAACCATTAGCAAACACAGCGTAGATTTACCCCGCTAACAACTAGCTTAGATAGTAAGTTAGCTTAGTCTGATAGTTTACCATGCTGCATTAACGAAATGTTGCTATAGAAAATGCCAATGTTAGCTACAGTTAACTGTTCTTGTGTGGTAATATCGAGCATATCGAAGTCGATGTAACGTTAAACCACGCGAAAGAAGAGGCGAGCTTGGTGTAAAGGAACATGCTAACTTTGCAACCATCTTGGCCCCATATGATGGCTATTGGCTAACGCTGGTTATGTTGCCAGAAAGGTGTTCACAGTTGTGGCCGGTCGTATTGCTTTCGGGTAGCTGCTACCCCCACCTTCTTTTACCCGGGTCACTCACCTTATTTTGTTATGTATCTGCGTATCTGTTAATGTCCATATTTGACCTAATTAATGTTAGAGTTAACAGTGCCACAAACGTTAGCTTTTGCATCGTATTGTTGCTCTGAGCAGGACTGTGTGACCCActcaaacatttttttcatCAGTTTTTGCTTCTATGAAAAATTATAACCTAAACTTTTTATTACAGGACAAACATGAGTCTACGAAAGCAAACCCCGAGTGATTTCTTGAAGCAAATCATTGGAAGACCAGTGGTGGTAAAACTGAATTCAGGAGTGGATTACAGAGGTAGGCTAACATCCTAATGTTGGAAATTATTCCAATCCGGCTGGAAGATCATACTTGCAAttgtgtgatgtcataatctTTTCTATGTTTATTTTCCTCCCAGGTGTTCTTGCATGTCTGGATGGCTACATGAACATTGCTGTGGAACAAACAGAAGAATATGTAAATGGACAGTTAAAGAACAAGTATGGAGATGCATTTTTGAGGGGAAACAATGGTAAGTGTTGTCCTGCATTATTTAAAATAATTACATTCAGTAGTTGTATGTAAACGTTGCTGTGCATGGCCCTGAAGGCCTCTCAAGTTGGACATTCTGTAGTTATGGAGTaccattttaatacatttatttttaacaCTGATGTTTCCCAAGAGGGGGTCAGTACCTTAAATCTGTTTCAAGAGGAGCTCCTGATGATCACAAGACACTAAGGGTTCATTTCAATATGTCAGTCATCTTTCCCTCTTGGCATTGCATATCCTAGCCCTTCGCTTTGAAAACTGTTGTTGGAAGAAAGCAAGGAAAGGGATGTAAGGAGGATGGAGATATCAAAAATAGACATAAGAACATGAGATATTGTTCACTTGTGTATCAGGTACTGTCAGTTTGCTGATGCAATGGCATCACCTCTTGCTAGACATAAGGTGACTATGGGTAGAATTTTAGTCATTTTGAACCACATGCCTCTGGAAAAAGGCTGCAACCAGCTTCTAACGTTCTCTCCCTTGTGCATCACTTGTACTTGATAAGCCAGCTAGTATTGTTGACACACTATCGTCAGAGAGTAGGAGATATCTTAATCTAGTTAGACATGTTAATATAAATCCCAATTTATCCTACTGAAGCATAGACTAGATGTGGGTGGCATCTTCAGATGTCCTGAGTTTGTGCTGTCCTTTCTAGCCTGTGTTCACATTGCTTTCCCCCCATAATCTTAATGCATTAATGTGCAAATCCTCCCATGTGCGTAAAGCTTACCTTTttctgacagactttgacaagatttgggaaagattcttgaaagattgtagtcttttaacgaatgcccctcattcaagatTTACtcaagactacaatctttcaagaatcttccCCAAATCTTGctaaagtctgtcagtgtaaggtaggcttaaagggatattccgccatttttggaaataagttcattttccacctcccctcgagcaaaacaattgatatttacctttttcccgttcatccagccattctgtgagcctggcgatacaacttttagcttcagcctagcatagatcattgaatcggattagactagtagcatctcgcctgctagcaccatgtttaaaagtgactaagatttccggttattttcccatttaaacgtgtctcttctcaagttagaaagtgcaataagaccaactgaaaatgaaacctggcgtttttctaggctgatttgacatggaactacactctcatctggcgtaataatcgaggcaagttgcaaacgtaccatgggcgcagtgatatcaggcactactactgcttgttgtctatggggactattttcagatgctgcaagttgccttgattattacgccagatgatgATACTGTAGTATAACTGCACTGTACTGAAAAAAACTGCAGTATAActgaagttattatttttttaaggaAGAAGTCATGGAAAATGCTGCCAATGCATACGCAAAACATCTgcataaaacaaatatttactttgctaaaaaatatatttactcTACTATGCTAGTTTACAGCACGACATTTGTTGTGCATTTTAATAAATGGCGCTTAACACAAAATAATCTTCTATCTGATTAATCGATTACATAATCGTTAGAATACTCAATTCCATCGATGGCAGTAGACTCAATTTAATCAGTATTTCATCATTATTTAAACATGATTTAATCACAACTTGGAGTACCTTGTTTCctactattatttttttttagacaaATCAGCCTTTGACACTCTCTTTTACAAAACACTAATAGCGTGGTGCTATTTGGATGTATATGAGTAAAGTCATCTTGCAGCATATGTATTGtgtaatatgtaatatatataagatgattttatagccatCTTTTTAGTcacctttagcatggggtgccaacactttcagccatgactgtatatgtaAATAATCGCATGAACAAAAGATGGGGTGCCTTGTGTATGGTGTTTTTGATTGCACTAGTttgggaggaaaaaactatactaatagtttgttttctctctctctacagtttTGTATATCAGCACCCAGAAGAGAAAGCTTTGAAGTTTTCCAGTTTTTCATGTGATGGTATTTGTTTATGGTTGTATTTTTGAATCACTGTTTACAGTTTCTCAGTTTCAGTTTGTTGTGCAACcactttttttgtaaattgAAGCACATTTGGGCATGTAGCTACAGCATGATGCAATAAATAATTGAATAAAACGAAGTTCTGGATGTTCTTGTTGGGTTATCTCTTCCATGCCAAAATTAGAACTTGATGGGAGAACCTACTCCAACCTTGGGGTCGGCTGAAATTCAAATGGGGTCGGCTGAGATATTGGGTAATTGACCAGAACATTACATACAAATATAGACATTAAATAAAAAGAATACGAAAACCCCCATGATATTCAAGTTCAGTAACTAATCGGATCCTTCATTACAATCTGGttactgtatgtaaaaataaGCATAGATGTCTCACATGAGGTCATCATGGGTAACCATGCTTGATCAATGTTCCAAATAAAGTAGCAAGACAACCAGGTGATTTAGTCATACAATCAAGTTAGCTTGCAAGGATATTTGGGAAAAACACTGCCCGAATTGGATGTTATTGCAGAGATAAAATGTGCTCCCTCTCACTACATACTGTGAATGATTGGGGTCGGCAATATTAAATAGGGTCACCGGGCAGAACATTTTGGGAACCCCTGACTTACCCCATGCACTTCATTTGGATTACATGAAAGGGAGATGTTATGGCTGATGTTTAGAAGTATAGTCACTTATTTTGTTGCATGACTGGAGCCTTATTTAGTTCTTTGAACGTGTTTAGACTGATTAGGGATTCTACAATAACTTGGTACTGTAGTGAGTATGAACGTACTCTGTGTAGGTCCTCTGGATTCTCGGTGTAGGTACCAAGTGGTGTTTTACCAGTATTCACTTCAGGGTGAGACTGGATGCAgtcatgctttgacaacacattGTCAACAGATAAGTCGGGGTTGAAAATGAAGTATTTTAGTTTTCTTTAAGTCACATCACCTGGTGTGTTTTTAATTTTAGGCACATCCAAACACGGACAGCTGATCAAAAGGTTGAACTATTAGCCAAGACTCGGCACAGTAGTGTGTGGCGTCTCTACATTATGCCCCTTTGGTTTTCCGGCCTGACGCACCTGTGTTTAACCCTTTTGACCTGCTTGCATCATATCCACCTGTTGCTTAACAGTCTTGTGGCTACACTCAACATCTGACACCATCTGAGGCCCACAAGTTGATAAATgtggttggtgtgcatgtggtcACAAGCACTGTCCTAGTGTGACCACAGACGAGACAGCCCCAGTATGCACAGATATGAGTTTAGATGTTCCTGCACTGGATTTCACATGGCTCATATCATTGAGTAAGTTACAAATAAGTGCAACCTCTACTCAATTAAAGGACTTTGATTTTAAAACTGCCCATTCTTGAATGTACTCATGTCCCTTTTTTTAGAGGCAGTATTCTATCCACTCGCCACACAGTTATGTAGAgtaatcagtaggcctactgaaccATTATGTTGGTGAAATTTGTTGCATTCCTGTACAAAAGTGGTGTTATTCTCGATCAATGGGTTTGCAGCTGTTAGGCTGACAATTCC from Sardina pilchardus chromosome 2, fSarPil1.1, whole genome shotgun sequence includes the following:
- the lsm6 gene encoding U6 snRNA-associated Sm-like protein LSm6, with the protein product MSLRKQTPSDFLKQIIGRPVVVKLNSGVDYRGVLACLDGYMNIAVEQTEEYVNGQLKNKYGDAFLRGNNVLYISTQKRKL